Below is a genomic region from Sphingopyxis terrae subsp. terrae NBRC 15098.
GCGCCCTTCGACCTCGCGCAGCCGAGGGGCTGGGCAACGCATCGTAAGCTCGTGCGGCTGGCGGGCGAGGATGAGGCCTGTTTTGCGGTGTTCGACCGCGCGGGCGAGCGATACGCGCGGCGCCCTGCGGTCGGCGAGGGGCAATGCCTTGCGAGCCAGCGCATGATCCTCGCCGGCAATCGCCTTGTCCCCTCGATGCGTCCCGCGAACGCCGCACCCGGCTGCGCCATGACCGCGGCGCTGGCGCTATGGACGCGCGATGTGGTTCAGCCCGCGGCGCAGGATCATTTCGGACAGAAGGTTGTCGGCCTTGAAAATCTGGGCAGCTATAATTGCCGCAAAATTGCCGGGCGACGGGCGCAAAGCGAACATTCGACCGCCAATGCAATCGACATTTCGGCCTTCATCCTTGCTGACGGGACGCGTGTGGCGCTGCGTGCCGACTGGGACGATCGCGGTGCGAAAGGAGCTTTCCTGCACGCGGTGCGCGATCGGTCGTGCGGGCTGTTCAGTACGCTGCTGTCGCCCGATTATAATCGGGCGCACGCCGACCATTTCCACCTCGATATGGCGGCGCGGACGGCGGGGTGGACGGTCTGCCGCTAGGGTCCCTGACCCTAAGATCGACCGTCAGACCGTAAAGCTCTCGCCGCAGCCGCACGCGCCCTTGGCGTTGGGGTTCTCGAATACGAAACCCGCTGCGAAATCATCCTCTACCCAGTCCATGGTGCTGCCGATCAGATAGAGC
It encodes:
- a CDS encoding extensin-like domain-containing protein → MTAFRTYLVRFCVMILLSIVAIRAMMWLRAHPEHDPFAPFDLAQPRGWATHRKLVRLAGEDEACFAVFDRAGERYARRPAVGEGQCLASQRMILAGNRLVPSMRPANAAPGCAMTAALALWTRDVVQPAAQDHFGQKVVGLENLGSYNCRKIAGRRAQSEHSTANAIDISAFILADGTRVALRADWDDRGAKGAFLHAVRDRSCGLFSTLLSPDYNRAHADHFHLDMAARTAGWTVCR